TGATCGTCCCCAGAACCTGGTTGACGCCCGCGAGGCCGACGAGCGCGCCCGAGATGAGCATGCCGTAGACGTACATGTTGCGGACGTTGATGCCGGCCACCCGCGCCGCGCTCGGGTTCTCGCCCACGGCCCGGAACTGGAAGCCGAGGCTCGACTTGTTGAGGATCCACCACACCAGCACGGTCGCGCCGATCACGAGGATGAAGCCGAAGTGCAGATTGTACTGCGGCCCGAGCAGATCGAAGAAGACGGCCGTGTCCTTCATGGCCGGCGTCTTGGGGTTGCTGGACCCGGGCGCCTGCAGAAGGCCCGGGGTGCGCAGCATCCACGAGATCAGGTAGAAGGCGACGTAGTTGAGCATGATCGTGACGATCACCTCGTGCGCGCCCGTGCGTGCCTTGAGGAAGCCCGCGATGCCGGCCCACAGCGCACCCGCGATGAGCCCGGCGATGAGAGCGACGATCATGTGGATGCCCCACGGCAGGTCGAGCGAGAACGCCACCCACCCGGCGGCCGCCGACGCCATGAGCATCTGGCCGCGTCCACCGATGTTGAACATGCCGATGCGGAACGCCAGCGCCACGCCGAGACCCGCCGCGATGAGCGGGGTCGCGAACGTCAGGGTTTCGGTGAGGGGTCGGATGGCGCGAGCGAAGGTCGGTGCGCCGAAGTTGTAGATCGACCCCTGGAAGAGGGCGATGTACGCACCCGAGACCGACTGCCAGATGGCGACGAACGTGTCGCCGGGGCGGGCGAAGAAGTAGACGGATGCCGCCTGCACGTCCTCGTCGGTCGCGGCGATCATGATGCCGCCGACGATGAGGGCGAGCACGACGGCGAGCACCGAGATGATCGCGTTGCCCTGCGTGATCCGCAGGAACGTGTCGTGCCACTTCGATGGCTGCGGCGCCTCGGGCTGAGGCTGGCGAGGCGCCTGCGCCGGCGCTGTCGAGGTGGTCACGCGGCGGCCCCTTCCGACTCGGGCGCGACGCCGGCCATCATGAGGCCGAGGACGTCGCGCGGGGTGTTGCCGGGCACGATCCCGACGATCTTGCCGCGGTACATCACCATGATGCGGTCGGCGAGGGCCGTGACCTCGTCGAGCTCGGTGGAGACGACGACGACGGGGATGCCGGCATCCCGCGTCTCCACGATGCGCTTGTGGATGAACTCGATCGAGCCGACATCCACACCGCGCGTGGGCTGGGCGGCGACGAGGAGCGACAGGTCGCGGCTCAGCTCCCGCGCGAGGACGACCTTCTGCTGGTTGCCGCCGGAGAGCGACCCGACGGGGGTGTCGATCCCAGGGGCGCGGACGTCGAACTCGGTGAACTTCTCCTTCGCGAACTCCTCGAGCGCGCGCTTCTGGACGTTCCCGCCCTTGACGAAGGGTGCGCCGTTCGCGCGGTCGAGCATGAGGTTCTCGGCGATCGTGAAGGCACCCACGAGGCCGTCCTCGTTGCGGTCCTCGGGTACGAAGCCGACGCCCTGATCGAGGATGTGTCGCACGGTCCGGCCGACGAGCTCCTCGCCGTTGAGCCGCACCGAACCGCGCACCTGGGGCTGGAGGCCCACGAGCGCCTCGGTCAGCTCGGTCTGTCCGTTGCCCTGCACGCCGGCGACGGCGAGCACCTCTCCCCCGCGCACCTCGAAGCTCACGTCGTTCACGACGAGCTGACCGATCGTGTCGATGACGCTGAGGCCCTCGACGACGAGCTCGGGCTCGCCGAGGTTCGGCGCGTCCTTCTGGACCGTCAGCTGCACGGACCGGCCGACCATCATCGACGCGAGCTCGGCGTTGGACGCCGTCGGCGACGCCTCGCCGACGACCTTGCCGAGCCGGATCACGGTGATGCGGTCGGCGACCTCGCGCACCTCGCGCAGCTTGTGCGTGATGAAGACGATGGATGCCCCGGCCTCTCTGAGCTGGCGCATGATGCCCATGAGCTCGTCGGTCTCCTGCGGCGTCAGCACGGCGGTCGGCTCGTCGAACACGAGCACCTTCGCGTCGCGCGAGAGCGCCTTGATGATCTCGACGCGCTGCTGCACGCCCACCGGCAGGTCTTCGACGATCGCGTCCGGGTCGACGTCGAACCCGAACCGCGCCGAGATCTCGCGCACGCGTTCCCGCGCCGCCTCGAGGTCGAGGAGACCCGCGGCGCGCGTCGACTCGTGCCCCAGCATGACGTTCTCGGCGACCGTGAAGACGGGGACGAGCATGAAGTGCTGGTGCACCATCCCGATGCCGGCGCGCATCGCGTCGCCGGGACCTCGGAAGGCCTGGACGTGGTCGTCGAGCAGGATGACGCCGTCGTCAGCCTGGTACAACCCGTACAGCACGTTCATGAGCGTGGACTTGCCTGCGCCGTTCTCGCCGAGGAGACAGTGGATCTCCCCCGGCTCGACCACGAGGTCGATGTGGTCGTTCGCGACGAGACTGCCGAATCTCTTCGTGATTCCGCGGAGCTCGAGCTTCATGGTGCCGATCCTAGTGAGCGGGGTGCATGGGAGGTGAGGGTATCCGCAACGCGCGCCGCGGAGACGGGGCCGCGCGCGGCGGCCCCGGAGACGACTGTGGGGAGGCCGGCATGCCGGCCTCCCCACAGGGAGAGTGGATCAGCCCGCGAGGTACGAGTTGACCTTGATCGAGCCGTCGATGATGCCGGCCTTGATCGTGTCGAGCTGCTTCTGCAGGTCGGGCGAGACCTTGCTCTCGAAGTCGTGGAACGGGGCCAGGCCCACGCCCTCGTTCTCGAGCGTGCCGACGAACTTCTCGCTGTTGAAGTTGCCCTGGCCCGCCTCGGTGACGGCCTCTTCGACACCCACGTCGATCAGCTTGCGGATCGAGGTGAGGAGCAGGTCCGCGACGCTCGGGTCGGTCTCGAACACGTCGGCGTCCACGCCGAGGAGGGCGATGTCACGCCCCGACGAGCGGATGACCGACGCGGCGCTCTGGTAGATCGGGCCGCCGACGGGGAGCAGCACGTCGACGCCCTGGTCGACGATGCCCTGGGCAGCGTTGAT
This genomic interval from Microbacterium sp. 4R-513 contains the following:
- a CDS encoding ABC transporter permease, with product MTTSTAPAQAPRQPQPEAPQPSKWHDTFLRITQGNAIISVLAVVLALIVGGIMIAATDEDVQAASVYFFARPGDTFVAIWQSVSGAYIALFQGSIYNFGAPTFARAIRPLTETLTFATPLIAAGLGVALAFRIGMFNIGGRGQMLMASAAAGWVAFSLDLPWGIHMIVALIAGLIAGALWAGIAGFLKARTGAHEVIVTIMLNYVAFYLISWMLRTPGLLQAPGSSNPKTPAMKDTAVFFDLLGPQYNLHFGFILVIGATVLVWWILNKSSLGFQFRAVGENPSAARVAGINVRNMYVYGMLISGALVGLAGVNQVLGTITTGFTAGIDAGIGFDAITVALLGRSTPWGTFAAGILFGAFKAGGFAMQAGQQIPIEIVTVVQSLIVLFIAAPPLVRTIFFLPSPERDRRRAERARKKALKAEVAQGAQIEGVAK
- a CDS encoding ABC transporter ATP-binding protein, with the translated sequence MKLELRGITKRFGSLVANDHIDLVVEPGEIHCLLGENGAGKSTLMNVLYGLYQADDGVILLDDHVQAFRGPGDAMRAGIGMVHQHFMLVPVFTVAENVMLGHESTRAAGLLDLEAARERVREISARFGFDVDPDAIVEDLPVGVQQRVEIIKALSRDAKVLVFDEPTAVLTPQETDELMGIMRQLREAGASIVFITHKLREVREVADRITVIRLGKVVGEASPTASNAELASMMVGRSVQLTVQKDAPNLGEPELVVEGLSVIDTIGQLVVNDVSFEVRGGEVLAVAGVQGNGQTELTEALVGLQPQVRGSVRLNGEELVGRTVRHILDQGVGFVPEDRNEDGLVGAFTIAENLMLDRANGAPFVKGGNVQKRALEEFAKEKFTEFDVRAPGIDTPVGSLSGGNQQKVVLARELSRDLSLLVAAQPTRGVDVGSIEFIHKRIVETRDAGIPVVVVSTELDEVTALADRIMVMYRGKIVGIVPGNTPRDVLGLMMAGVAPESEGAAA